In Saccharomyces eubayanus strain FM1318 chromosome II, whole genome shotgun sequence, the genomic stretch GGTCAACTTCGCGTTCCCTGGAACACCACTAATTGGGTAGAAATGCACTAAAATACAGTAACTCAATGCTGCAACAAGGTATCCGACGAAATAGTTTAGGTAGTACACTCTCATAGCGCCAATAGGTACGGAAATGCCCACTGAACCCAAGAATCCGGCAAAATTAGGAGCAATACCAATAAGGTATGCTACCACTGCTCTCCAGTTAGTGCCGTATTTATTATACATGTAGTAGGAGTCCGGCTTGTTGGTGTAACAGTGGAAAATGTTGACGTAGCCTTTTCTGACTATGAAGTAATCAGCAGAAATGACACCTGCGATGGCACTTAGGAAAACTGCGTATGCTGCTAGCGCCGTGGTAAACttcgatgatgatgataataaatCCCAGGGGCAAATGGCCAACGATATTAAGGCACAAATATACGAACCACGTCTAATGTTGATGAACTTGGGCAACAGCGCGGTCATATCGGTACCTGCAGGAATGGAGTTACCAGACAAGTTAGCACCCAATTGATCAAATGCAAAAATGAACGAGATGAGGAAAACACCGGCTCTGTTCCCAGAGGTGTAGTTGTCTAAGTATCTGTTTAGAATTTCTAAAGGACTCCAATAGTTCACCCCGTATAACGTGTAAGCTGCCGAGACAGATAGGATACCGATCAAGGAAATGACGGCAAAACAGACGGGTAGGGCGACTAATTGTGAGTAAATAGATGATTTGTAAGTCTTACCAAATCTGGTGAAGTCAGGAGCGTTCAAAATCAGAGTGGAAAAATTATCTAGGGCACTCATGATGGATCTGATTACAGACCATGCTAAGACGGACTTACTGATGGCACCACCGTTGTCGTTTAATGAACCCAAGGCCAAATGACCTTTAGACTTACAGAGGGTCCAAATTAGAAATCCAAATGCCGCGAACGGGGTAATTGCGGATTTGAGTGCAAAAATGTGACGCAATTTATCAGGCGGAAACCATAAGAATGGCAGACATACGACCCAAAAGACCATGAAACACATGAACTCGAAGTTCGTCAGGTTAGGGCTTTTTATGGTGTCTTTTATTCTGGTGTTTAAATCGGTACCGAAGATGGCCTTCAGCATCAATTGGACACACTGACTCCCGATATAAGCCAGCGTGGAGTTCCAGACACACGCCATCACGACACGGTTGATGACGATCCAGATGGAGAAGTAAATACCAAAGGACACTCTTGATGAGATGGGGAAAGAAATGTGGTAGTTGTTCCCGACTTTAGATCCcagaatcaagaaaaatgcaACAAACGTGTACCCTGCCCAAATACATATCCAAGTCTGCCACCAGGTCAACCCTAGTTGAAGACCGGTGGCTGAGATTTGCCATGTGTTAACATTGAAGGACCCGGaaatccaaaagaaaatgtacTGTTTCCAAGTCCATGTTCTTCTCTTGGCCTCCACGGGCCTCAAGTCTGTGTTGTATAGATATGTGGATAGTAAGGATTTGCGCAAATCCTTTAATGTCTTGATAGGTTTTTCCACCTTGTGTGCAGCAGGATCGGTGGAAACTTGTTTAACTTCCAAAAACTCGATGGTTTTTTGGAACCAGGAGGCCTTTTCGCCGTCCTGGATAACGGTTGTATCATTTTCTGAATCggtttccttcttttcgaTGATGCTGGCGACGGACTTGGAAGAAGTCTTGAGTTCTTCCTCAACTTCGAATTCCTTGGTTGTTTGCTTGTCGTCCTCGGCGCTCACAATGCCGttttttattgtcattGATGCGGTATCAAATTCAGAATCTGACAGCGGCATTTTTCTAAGAGAAAATGTTGTGTATGCAAGTGTTCGGTTTTCTTTCCACGGCTTCACCAAACAAACAAGGTCACGTCAGTACTACTTCCTCAAGTTCAAAATATCGTCATTATATAACAATGTTGCACAGATTCGAGAAGAtgagcaagaaaaaaatatcgtgaaaaaacttttccGTTGGAGAAATAATCAagagatttttcaaaaacgagACATGTCCTTGTGTTAATTCAGCTATCACAATAGCCCTGGTAGCAAGAATACTGCCAAGTCTGATAGTATGTGTCCTGGCGCGCCGCTCATTGGCAACATAAAATGTCACGATAAGAACGAATGCGGTAAACGCCGAGCAACAGCCGCAGCAAAAGGCGCAGGACCAAAtggagagaaaaaataaaaagcaaCGGGCGGCGCACTTTATTCCATGTTTTTACGCTGTCTGGCACAAtcacgtttctttttctttttctttttcgggATCGCCATCCGCTAGGTAATCTCCGTCTTGTCTTAGTCTTCAGGACAAATCAGGACAAAGACTTCTGAGCCATTGCAACTGACACAACTAGGGCATGGAGTCTTTAAAGGTGAGTGCGAGTCCTGCTTGGTTCCTAAGTTCGGAAAGGAGCACGCGGGTTCAGCATTACATGTGAttgcaagaagaaagtcAACCGAAGATAATAGCAGACATAGTAATGTACTGCATGTGTTGTTTTAGTGAAGACCCGCCATGCGATGCCGGCTGTACATGGTAGCGTAGTGGCTAATGTATATGCGATGGTTTGTGTGAGTTTCTCTatagctttttttctagatGGAGCGTCCGCGCCCGTATAGAGCGATATTTGGCTTTCGTCTTTTCAGACTTAAGGATCgagaaaagacaaagggTGGCAAAATTAGCTAGGCTAATACAAAAGGTGTGGCAAGTGGGAAGAGCGTATAAGGAACtataaaacaacaaagataaacaagaaatgaCCACTATAGCGTCGGAATACTCTTCAGAGGTGTCGAACACCCCCGTTGAACATCAATTCAACCCCTACGGTGATAATGGTGGTACCATTCTAGGTATTGCAGGCGAAGATTTCGCGGTGTTGGCGGGTGATACAAGAAACATCACTGATTACTCGATTAACTCTCGTTATGAGCCCAAGGTCTTTGACTGTGGTGACAAAATAGTGATGTCGGCCAACGGGTTTGCCGCTGACGGTGACGCCTTGGTGAAAAGATTCAAGAATAGTGTGAAATGGTACCATTTCGACCACAACGATAAAAAGCTATCCATAAACTCAGCTGCCAGGAATATCCAACATCTTCTATACGGGAAAAGGTTCTTCCCCTACTACGTTCACACCATTATTGCTGGTCTTGACGAAAACGGTAAAGGTGCCGTGTACTCGTTCGACCCAGTCGGCTCCTACGAGAGAGAACAGTGCAGGGCTGGTGGCGCTGCAGCTTCTTTGATCATGCCTTTTTTGGACAACCAagtcaatttcaaaaaccaGTATGAGCCAGGTACCGACGGTAGAGTCAAGAAGCCTTTGAAGTACCTGTCCGTGGAAGAAGTTATCAAATTGGTGAGAGACTCATTCACATCTGCTACAGAAAGACATATTCAGGTTGGTGACGGGCTGGAAATCCTCATCGTCACCAAGGATGGTGTAAGGAAAGAATTTTATGAACTGAAAAGAGATTAATGAGCACATATATCGTAGTATAAACAAAGTAGACCAATATCAACATCAAgtatgtatttttttttttttttttttttgacgtAGCAATTGTATATATTAGAAATTGTATACGATGCTACAAAAACTATCTAAGGTGAGTTTattgttgtcttttttaTTWTTTTGGCAATTTGAAACCTTTGCCCTTCATGACTTTAGTGTAATAAATGTAAAAGAAATCAGAGTACAGCAGAGTTTGCAAAAGCCCCGCGAAGAGAGCAATCTTGTCTAACTTTCCTTCGGTACTGTATCTCCAAATCCAGTTGGGAATATACAGTGCTCTGTATAGCCCCATTGcaaaaatataatgaaTGGTCAAACTTTTGGTATTCCCACCTTTGGACAACATGTACAATTGAGGCAGAATGGCCACACTCTCCAACCACACGGAGAAACTCCATGccaattcaagaaatgtgAACTTGtgatggaaaaaaagactcATTACACTGCTTCCAATAAGCAAATGCTGAATCTTGAATGTATCTCTCATAATCATTTCGTTGTACGCGATAGTGTTAGCCCTTTTAGACCCTTGTAGTAGGACCACAATGTAGATGGTAGAaacgatgaagaatatCTTCATGAAAGCGTTGTATAGGGATACCCAATGGAACGTTAAAAGATCCAAGTAACGTGTTATGAAAACCATAGCATACAACGTTTGGgtcttgaaagaaatacCTTCGATGAACCTCGTGGTCTTGATAGTGTGAATCAGGACTAATATACTGGTTAGATGGGATAAATCACCTGTTTCAATGGCCGGAAAAAAGCCCTTTTCTCTGTTAGTAAGATCGAATTCATTTCAAAAGACGGAAGCCTCATAATACTCTCTGTGGTAACATACCTAGGACTCTAAACGGGTTCATTGCTGATTGATTGCGGCTTCGATTTATGCGTATATTCTACCCTGGATTAGTATGTGCACTTACAGCAAATTTACCTGCCTCGAAATGGAAACTAGTTTTTAACGTGTTCAATTGAAATGCTCGCTCCTAGTCCGGGTAGTGCCCATGAGCTGTCCCGATcattaaaggaaaaggaagatcCCAAACATGCAGATGTGGTTTAATATGCCTGTATTCAAATGGTGAAAAACGGTAGTTCGGGCACTCGCAACCTGCTCTCATCTTGTCATCGCActtgattttttgtcaTATACGTTTGCTTTATTAGTTTTAGTTTTAAAATGCGATGAACCAAGTGAGAAAAATAAGggtagagaaaaaaagtgtgTACATAGGCAAAAGAAGGAATTTTACACATCTTggcatatatatacgtatcTGCGTGGAAAGACACTCTGTATATGTTTAACTTGGGCGGATTTCTTTATTAACATAAAAATACGAATAGCACTCATTTTTCGATTTTGGTGAATAGAAACAATAAAGCAAGTATAAAATGGGATTCTTCTATGATAATCCAGTGATCGAGTTTTTTCACAGAATAACAAGAAAGCCAAGTACTATTGCAATGTGGGTATTTGCCAGTGTGATTTGTTCGAGTACATTTTATTTAATGTTTATGTCATCGCCTACAATTGATTTCAACCCAAAATCTGAGGGAGATAAGGACAAGTAAAGACACTTTCGTTCTACCGATAAACTACCTAGCTAGTGTACCCCAAATAGAATATGTAACCAGtgtgaaaatatttgatatataaatatagTCATATGTtttaaatttcaaatatctttgaaaatcaaCTGAAAGTATTAACGGGGTAAAAAAACATGAACTTTCACTGTTAGCCCCATAGTATGCCAAACGGCTCCTTTCCAAATGGAGGGGCTTAGGTATTTGTAATTTCAGATAAGATAGATTTATTGAATCAAGATATATTctggaaagaaagagataATAGAAGagggagaaaaaaaaaaggcactataaatatttttctttccaaaaagtaTAATATACATAGAATAAATTGAAATGTATCTGTATTAATGCAGTAAacttttaattttattatGTGATTTAAAAGTTGAATTTGTTTTCGCTAGCTTCAAGATCGTACTTACCGTCAATGACATCTTGTAGGATACCAGCGGAGGCAGCCACCAAACCCAAGAAAGGTTTGGATGGTTCCAAGACTTTTGACGTATATTCTGGGTGGTACTGAGTGGCGATATAATAGGGATGATTCTTCAATTCCAAAATCTCACAACGTTTGCTGGTTTCATCCTTACCAACAAAGATCAACCCATTGCCTTCCAATTTATCAACAATATTAGGGTTGATTTCGTAACGGTGACGGTGTCTTTCGCGGATTTCAGAAGCATCACCGTATAgctttttgatttgactCCACTCGGTGTCGTTTTGGAAATAAGTTGGTCTTAAACCTAGTCTCATCGAACCACCCATGGTTTCCTTGTCAATTTCCGGCATGAAGACAACGACATGATTCTTTTCGTCGATGTCTGGGTAGAATTCTGCTGAGTGACTGTCTTTCATTCCAAGTACACTACGTGCAAATTCAATAGTGGCAATTTGTAAACCCAAACAAACACCCAAGTATGGAATGTGGTTTTCACGGGCCCATCTAGCAGCCAAAATCATACCTTCTGTACCTCTAACACCGAAACCACCAGGAATCAAAATACCGTCCGCGGTACTAACCATGTTCCAGGCTTCGTGGAATTTAGGCTTATTGCTATCTTGTGTTTCAGGTTCCAAGTCAGTAGCTTCCACCCATTTAATTTCCAACTTACGGCGACATTTCATAGATGAATGTTCCAAAGCTTTTATGACAGACAAGTAAGAGTCTTTCAAGTTGGTGTATTTACCAACCAAGGCAATCTTAACGGTGTCCATGGATTCGTCAAAGTTACCTGTGGTAGCCTTCCATTTGGACAATAATTCTAAACCTCTTtgtttgtcttcttcagttaGGGTGATTTCTTCTAACTTTAACCTGGCGTGTAAATAGTCTATCATTCTTTGTTCGAGTAGCAATAATGGAAC encodes the following:
- a CDS encoding nucleobase cation symporter-1 family protein; the encoded protein is MPLSDSEFDTASMTIKNGIVSAEDDKQTTKEFEVEEELKTSSKSVASIIEKKETDSENDTTVIQDGEKASWFQKTIEFLEVKQVSTDPAAHKVEKPIKTLKDLRKSLLSTYLYNTDLRPVEAKRRTWTWKQYIFFWISGSFNVNTWQISATGLQLGLTWWQTWICIWAGYTFVAFFLILGSKVGNNYHISFPISSRVSFGIYFSIWIVINRVVMACVWNSTLAYIGSQCVQLMLKAIFGTDLNTRIKDTIKSPNLTNFEFMCFMVFWVVCLPFLWFPPDKLRHIFALKSAITPFAAFGFLIWTLCKSKGHLALGSLNDNGGAISKSVLAWSVIRSIMSALDNFSTLILNAPDFTRFGKTYKSSIYSQLVALPVCFAVISLIGILSVSAAYTLYGVNYWSPLEILNRYLDNYTSGNRAGVFLISFIFAFDQLGANLSGNSIPAGTDMTALLPKFINIRRGSYICALISLAICPWDLLSSSSKFTTALAAYAVFLSAIAGVISADYFIVRKGYVNIFHCYTNKPDSYYMYNKYGTNWRAVVAYLIGIAPNFAGFLGSVGISVPIGAMRVYYLNYFVGYLVAALSYCILVHFYPISGVPGNAKLTDRKWLEEWVEVEEFESEREVFEEYGSVSTGYEKIRYV
- the PRE7 gene encoding proteasome core particle subunit beta 6 translates to MTTIASEYSSEVSNTPVEHQFNPYGDNGGTILGIAGEDFAVLAGDTRNITDYSINSRYEPKVFDCGDKIVMSANGFAADGDALVKRFKNSVKWYHFDHNDKKLSINSAARNIQHLLYGKRFFPYYVHTIIAGLDENGKGAVYSFDPVGSYEREQCRAGGAAASLIMPFLDNQVNFKNQYEPGTDGRVKKPLKYLSVEEVIKLVRDSFTSATERHIQVGDGLEILIVTKDGVRKEFYELKRD
- the ERD2 gene encoding Erd2p yields the protein MVFITRYLDLLTFHWVSLYNAFMKIFFIVSTIYIVVLLQGSKRANTIAYNEMIMRDTFKIQHLLIGSSVMSLFFHHKFTFLELAWSFSVWLESVAILPQLYMLSKGGNTKSLTIHYIFAMGLYRALYIPNWIWRYSTEGKLDKIALFAGLLQTLLYSDFFYIYYTKVMKGKGFKLPKX
- the MIN6 gene encoding Min6p; amino-acid sequence: MGFFYDNPVIEFFHRITRKPSTIAMWVFASVICSSTFYLMFMSSPTIDFNPKSEGDKDK
- the URA7 gene encoding CTP synthase URA7, yielding MKYVVVSGGVISGIGKGVLASSTGMLLKTLGLKVTSIKIDPYMNIDAGTMSPLEHGECFVLDDGGETDLDLGNYERYLGVTLTKDHNITTGKIYSHVIARERKGDYLGKTVQIVPHLTNAIQDWIERVAKIPVDDTGMEPDVCIIELGGTVGDIESAPFVEALRQFQFKVGKENFALIHVSLVPVIHGEQKTKPTQAAIKGLRSLGLIPDMIACRCSETLDKPTIDKIAMFCHVGPEQVVNVHDVNSTYHVPLLLLEQRMIDYLHARLKLEEITLTEEDKQRGLELLSKWKATTGNFDESMDTVKIALVGKYTNLKDSYLSVIKALEHSSMKCRRKLEIKWVEATDLEPETQDSNKPKFHEAWNMVSTADGILIPGGFGVRGTEGMILAARWARENHIPYLGVCLGLQIATIEFARSVLGMKDSHSAEFYPDIDEKNHVVVFMPEIDKETMGGSMRLGLRPTYFQNDTEWSQIKKLYGDASEIRERHRHRYEINPNIVDKLEGNGLIFVGKDETSKRCEILELKNHPYYIATQYHPEYTSKVLEPSKPFLGLVAASAGILQDVIDGKYDLEASENKFNF